In Allorhizobium pseudoryzae, the genomic window GGGCCTGCGCATCAATGCCGGCGTCTACAATGTCTTCGACCGCACCTACTATGATTACAGCAGCGTGCGGACGAACTCTGCGGCCCAGGCGCGCGAGTTCTACTCCGAGCCCGGCCGCAGCTTCAAAATCTCTCTGACGCAGCGCTTCTGATCTCCCGTCGCCGTGTCCGGGAAGGGGGTGGCACCCGGCGTGCCGCCCCTTTTCTGTTTGCAGTCTTCACTGCGCGCCGATCTGTCATTCACAGCCGGCCCGTCCATGGTCTATGCAGGGGGAACAAGAACCGCCTGCTTTTGACGAGGAACATGCATGGGACCTGTGCCGTCGGACATCGAAATCGCTCGTGCCGCGAAGAAGAAACCCATCCAGGAGATCGGCCAGCGCCTCGGCATCGGGGCAGAAGACCTCGTTCCTTACGGGCATGACAAGGCCAAGATCACCGCGAGCCTGATTGCCTCTCTATCCGACCGGCCGGATGGCAGACTGATCCTGGTGACGGCCATCAACCCGACACCGGCGGGCGAGGGGAAGACCACGACGACGGTCGGGCTCGGTGACGGGCTGAACCGCATCGGCAAGAAGGCGATGGTCTGCCTGCGCGAACCGTCGCTCGGTCCCTGTTTCGGGGTGAAGGGTGGCGCTGCTGGCGGTGGTTATGCACAGATCGTGCCGATGGAAGACATCAACCTGCATTTCACCGGCGATTTCCACGCCATCACCTCGGCGCACAATCTGCTGGCCGCCATGGTGGACAACCATATCTACTGGGGCAATGCGCTCGACTTCGACCTGCGCCGCGTGACCTGGCGGCGCGTCGTCGACATGAACGACCGGGCGCTGCGCCAGATGGTGGGCCCGCTCGGCGGCGTCTCCAATGGTTATCCGCGCGAAACCGGTTTCGACATCACGGTCGCCTCGGAGATCATGGCGATCCTCTGCCTCTCCACCGATCTTGCGGACCTTGAAAAGCGGCTTGGCGCGATCGTCGTCGGCTACCGGCGCGACAAGAGCCCGGTCTTTGCGCGTGACCTGAAGGCCGATGGCGCCATGGCGGTGCTGTTGAAGGACGCCATGCAGCCGAACCTTGTGCAGACGCTGGAAAACAATCCCGCCTTCGTGCATGGGGGCCCGTTCGCCAATATCGCGCATGGCTGCAATTCCGTCGTCGCGACCCGCGCCGCGCTGAAGCTTGCCGATTACGTGGTGACCGAAGCCGGTTTCGGTGCCGATCTGGGCGCCGAAAAATTCTTCGACATCAAGTGCCGCGAGGCGGGCCTGAAACCCGCGGCGGCGGTCATCGTGGCGACCATCCGGGCGCTGAAGATGAACGGTGGCGTCGCGAAACCGGATCTGTCGAAGGAAAATGTCGCTGCGCTCATTGATGGCTGCGCCAATCTCGGACGGCATATCGAGAATGTCACGAAATTCGGCGTGCCGGTGATCGTGGCGATCAACCACTTCTCCTCCGATACGCAGGCCGAGGTGGACGCGGTCCAGACCTATGTGCACTCGCTCGGCGTGGAGGCGATCCTGTGCCGTCACTGGGCGGAGGGGTCGGTCGGCGTCGAGGAACTTGCCCACAAGGTCGCAGCGCTTGCCGATTCCGGCAGGGCAAATTTCAAGCCGCTCTACGGCGCGGACCTGCCGCTTCTCCAGAAGATCGAAACCGTCGCCCGCGAAATCTACCGGGCTGGCGAGGTGACGGCGGAAAAGGCGGTGCGTGACCAGTTGAAGGCGTTCGAGGATCAGGGCTACGGGCATCTGCCCGTCTGCATTGCCAAGACGCAATATTCCTTCTCCAGCGATCCGGATCTGCTCGGCGCGCCGACCGGCCATACGCTGCCGGTGCGCGAGGTGCGACTGTCGGCCGGTGCCGGTTTCGTCGTGGCGATCACCGGCGAAATCCGCACGATGCCCGGCCTGCCGCGCTCGCCCTCGGCAGAACGGATCCATCTCAACGAGGCCGGCTATATCGAAGGTCTGTTCTGATCTGGGACGCATGACGTCCGCCCAGTCCGAATAAGGGCCACTCTTCCCGCGCAGGCGGCGGGCGGAGACGCAGAAGTTGTCGGCGCTTTACAAGGCTTAACCTTAGCGCCGCAATTTGTGTCGCAGTGAGGCGGGACCCCGCCCTATATTAGGGCTTTGACAAAGTTCTTCCCGGAGAAAGGGAATAACTTTGGAGACCTGATGCCGACACGCGACAAAAACCTGGTTGCTGCGCCCCGCCTCGCACCCCTGCGGTGGCTGACAGATATGGCCAATATTGGAAGCTGCGAATTGCAGTCGCGTCTCAGGCAGACGCTGACCGGTTCTGCTCTGCCGATGGCTCTGGGCTGCGCAAACTCTGCGA contains:
- a CDS encoding formate--tetrahydrofolate ligase, producing MGPVPSDIEIARAAKKKPIQEIGQRLGIGAEDLVPYGHDKAKITASLIASLSDRPDGRLILVTAINPTPAGEGKTTTTVGLGDGLNRIGKKAMVCLREPSLGPCFGVKGGAAGGGYAQIVPMEDINLHFTGDFHAITSAHNLLAAMVDNHIYWGNALDFDLRRVTWRRVVDMNDRALRQMVGPLGGVSNGYPRETGFDITVASEIMAILCLSTDLADLEKRLGAIVVGYRRDKSPVFARDLKADGAMAVLLKDAMQPNLVQTLENNPAFVHGGPFANIAHGCNSVVATRAALKLADYVVTEAGFGADLGAEKFFDIKCREAGLKPAAAVIVATIRALKMNGGVAKPDLSKENVAALIDGCANLGRHIENVTKFGVPVIVAINHFSSDTQAEVDAVQTYVHSLGVEAILCRHWAEGSVGVEELAHKVAALADSGRANFKPLYGADLPLLQKIETVAREIYRAGEVTAEKAVRDQLKAFEDQGYGHLPVCIAKTQYSFSSDPDLLGAPTGHTLPVREVRLSAGAGFVVAITGEIRTMPGLPRSPSAERIHLNEAGYIEGLF